A stretch of the Azorhizobium caulinodans ORS 571 genome encodes the following:
- a CDS encoding DUF2794 domain-containing protein — protein sequence MGEIEPIHRGPAPAPAAPVTPAPAVVTFDRHELDRILSLYGRMVAAGEWRDYAIDFLKDRAVFSIFRRSLDVALYRIEKDPKLARRQGAYSVVSQTGLILKRGQDLPRVLAVLEKPLRTVG from the coding sequence ATGGGCGAGATCGAACCCATACACCGTGGCCCGGCCCCCGCGCCAGCGGCACCCGTGACCCCCGCCCCAGCCGTCGTGACCTTCGACCGCCATGAACTGGACCGCATCCTCAGCCTGTACGGCCGCATGGTCGCGGCCGGCGAATGGCGCGACTACGCCATCGACTTCCTGAAGGACCGTGCGGTCTTCTCCATCTTCCGACGCTCCCTCGACGTGGCGCTCTACCGCATCGAGAAGGACCCCAAGCTCGCGCGCCGGCAGGGCGCCTACAGCGTCGTCTCCCAGACCGGCCTCATCCTGAAGCGCGGACAGGACCTGCCGCGCGTGCTCGCCGTGCTGGAGAAGCCGCTGCGCACGGTGGGCTGA
- the polA gene encoding DNA polymerase I, whose product MSSAPRPIQPGDHVFLVDGSSFVFRAYFQSINQDRKYNYRSDRLPTGAVRLFCTKLFQFVRDGALGIRPTHLAIIFDKSEDSFRKELYPLYKANRSDPPDDLIPQFPLMREAVKAFGLIPVEQARYEADDLIATYARQAQAAGADVLIVSADKDLMQLIGERVAMYDPASGESGGRGSRPERRIGVPEVVEYFGVGPEQVVDVQALAGDSTDNVPGVPGIGIKTAATLIKDYGDLDTLLARASEIKQEKRRQSLIEHADKARISKELVKLVTDVPLEVPLADLVLEQPDGKQLVSFLKAMEFTTIVRRAAEAFGVEAAEIDPDPRLAVSGSGPLFAGQSAPVSTPPEADTDTAPPAPPAVALTGARPNVLEPADLAATRAQEARATKVDRSHYRMLTSLDELKAWCAKARDQGFVAFDTETTSLDPMQADLVGVSLALAPNEACYIPLAHVGAGDGLFTEGLLPGQIPFNDALAALKGMLEDGGTLKIGHNVKYDAAVLARHGITVAPYDCTMCMSYALDAGRGGHGMDELSIKYLGHTPIAFTEVAGKGKSQITFDRVPLEAATAYAAEDADVTLRLWRVLKPRLPSEGMTTVYETLERPLIAVLARMEARGISIDRATLARLSSEFAQGAARLEDEISGLAGEKINVGSPKQIGDLLFGKMQLPGATKTPTGAWSTKANVLDELAEAGHELPQKILAWRQLSKLRSTYTDALPNYVNPTTHRVHTSYALAATTTGRLSSSEPNLQNIPIRTEEGRRIRRAFVAVPGTKLVSADYSQIELRLLAEIAEIPALRQAFRDGIDIHAMTASEMFGVPVEGMPSEVRRRAKAINFGIIYGISAFGLANQLGIPRDEAGQYIKRYFERFPGIRAYMDETRAYCREHGYVETLFGRRCHYPDIAASNPSIRAFNERAAINARLQGTAADIIRRAMIRMEGALADAGLSARMLLQVHDELVFEVPDAEVEATLPVVRRVMETAARPAVELAVPLQVEARAADNWEEAH is encoded by the coding sequence ATGTCTTCTGCACCCCGCCCGATCCAGCCCGGCGACCACGTCTTCCTGGTGGACGGCTCCTCCTTCGTGTTCCGCGCCTATTTCCAGTCCATCAACCAGGACCGGAAGTACAATTACCGCTCCGACCGCCTGCCCACCGGCGCGGTCCGGCTGTTCTGCACGAAGCTCTTCCAGTTCGTCCGCGACGGGGCGCTGGGCATCCGGCCGACCCACCTCGCCATCATCTTCGACAAGTCCGAGGACAGCTTCCGCAAGGAGCTCTATCCGCTCTACAAGGCCAACCGCTCGGACCCGCCGGACGATCTCATTCCGCAGTTCCCGCTGATGCGCGAGGCGGTGAAGGCCTTCGGCCTCATCCCCGTGGAGCAGGCCCGCTATGAGGCGGACGACCTCATCGCCACCTATGCCCGTCAGGCGCAGGCGGCGGGCGCGGACGTGCTCATAGTCTCCGCCGACAAGGACCTGATGCAGCTCATCGGCGAGCGGGTGGCCATGTATGACCCCGCCTCCGGCGAATCGGGCGGGCGCGGCTCCCGCCCCGAGCGGCGCATCGGCGTGCCGGAAGTCGTGGAGTATTTCGGCGTCGGGCCGGAGCAGGTGGTGGACGTGCAGGCGCTGGCCGGCGATTCCACCGACAATGTCCCCGGCGTGCCCGGCATCGGCATCAAGACCGCCGCCACCCTCATCAAGGATTATGGCGACCTCGACACGCTGCTGGCCCGCGCCTCCGAGATCAAGCAGGAGAAGCGCCGCCAGTCGCTGATCGAGCATGCGGACAAGGCCCGCATCTCGAAGGAACTGGTGAAGCTCGTCACCGACGTGCCGCTGGAGGTGCCCCTCGCCGACCTCGTGCTGGAACAGCCGGACGGCAAGCAGCTCGTGTCCTTCCTGAAGGCGATGGAATTCACCACCATCGTGCGCCGGGCCGCCGAGGCCTTCGGCGTCGAAGCCGCCGAGATCGACCCCGACCCGCGCCTCGCCGTCTCCGGCTCGGGTCCGCTGTTCGCCGGCCAGAGCGCGCCCGTCTCGACCCCGCCCGAGGCAGACACGGACACAGCGCCCCCAGCCCCCCCGGCGGTGGCCCTGACCGGCGCACGGCCGAACGTCCTCGAACCCGCCGACCTTGCCGCCACCCGCGCGCAGGAGGCCCGCGCCACCAAGGTGGACCGCAGCCACTACCGGATGCTCACCAGCCTCGACGAGCTGAAGGCCTGGTGCGCCAAAGCCCGTGACCAGGGCTTCGTGGCTTTCGACACCGAGACCACCTCGCTCGATCCCATGCAGGCGGACCTCGTGGGCGTCTCGCTGGCGCTGGCGCCGAACGAGGCCTGCTATATCCCGCTCGCCCATGTGGGCGCGGGCGACGGCCTGTTCACGGAAGGGCTGCTGCCCGGCCAGATCCCCTTCAACGACGCCCTCGCGGCGCTGAAGGGGATGCTGGAGGACGGCGGCACGCTGAAGATCGGGCACAACGTCAAGTACGACGCCGCCGTCCTCGCGCGGCACGGCATCACGGTGGCCCCTTATGACTGCACCATGTGCATGTCCTATGCGCTCGATGCCGGGCGCGGCGGGCATGGCATGGACGAGCTGTCCATCAAATATCTTGGCCACACGCCCATCGCCTTCACGGAAGTGGCGGGCAAGGGCAAGAGCCAGATTACCTTCGACCGCGTGCCGCTGGAGGCCGCCACCGCCTATGCGGCGGAGGATGCGGATGTGACGCTCCGGCTCTGGCGCGTGCTGAAGCCCCGCCTGCCGTCGGAGGGCATGACCACGGTCTATGAGACGCTGGAGCGCCCGCTGATCGCCGTGCTCGCCCGCATGGAGGCGCGCGGCATCTCCATCGACCGCGCGACGCTCGCCCGCCTCTCCTCCGAATTCGCCCAAGGTGCCGCCCGGCTGGAGGACGAGATCTCAGGGCTCGCCGGCGAGAAGATCAATGTGGGCTCGCCCAAGCAGATCGGCGACCTCTTGTTCGGCAAGATGCAGCTGCCCGGCGCCACCAAGACGCCGACCGGCGCCTGGTCCACCAAGGCGAACGTGCTCGACGAACTCGCCGAGGCCGGCCACGAGCTGCCGCAGAAGATCCTCGCCTGGCGCCAGCTCTCGAAGCTGCGCTCCACCTATACGGATGCCCTGCCCAATTACGTGAACCCGACCACCCACCGGGTCCACACCTCCTATGCGCTGGCGGCCACCACCACCGGGCGCCTGTCCTCCTCGGAGCCCAATCTCCAGAACATCCCGATTCGCACCGAGGAAGGCCGCCGCATCCGCCGCGCCTTCGTGGCCGTGCCGGGCACCAAGCTCGTCTCGGCGGACTATTCGCAGATCGAGCTGCGGCTGCTGGCCGAGATCGCGGAGATCCCGGCGCTGCGTCAGGCCTTCAGGGACGGCATCGACATCCACGCCATGACCGCCTCCGAAATGTTCGGCGTGCCGGTGGAGGGCATGCCCTCGGAAGTGCGCCGGCGGGCCAAGGCCATCAATTTCGGCATCATCTACGGCATCTCCGCCTTCGGCCTCGCCAACCAGCTCGGCATTCCGCGCGACGAGGCGGGCCAGTACATCAAGCGCTATTTCGAGCGCTTCCCCGGCATCCGCGCCTATATGGACGAGACCCGCGCCTATTGCCGCGAGCACGGCTATGTGGAGACGCTGTTCGGCCGGCGCTGCCACTATCCGGATATCGCTGCCTCCAACCCATCCATCCGTGCCTTCAACGAGCGCGCCGCCATCAACGCCCGCCTTCAGGGCACGGCGGCGGACATCATCCGCCGCGCGATGATTCGCATGGAGGGCGCCCTCGCCGATGCCGGCCTGTCGGCCCGCATGCTGTTGCAGGTGCATGACGAACTTGTGTTCGAGGTGCCCGATGCGGAGGTGGAGGCGACCCTGCCCGTGGTGCGCCGGGTGATGGAGACGGCGGCGCGCCCGGCCGTCGAACTCGCCGTGCCGCTACAGGTGGAAGCCCGCGCTGCCGACAATTGGGAAGAGGCCCACTGA
- the acnA gene encoding aconitate hydratase AcnA, whose translation MTSLDSFKSRTTLKVDDQEYVYYSLEAAEQNGLPGVSRLPFSMKVLLENLLRYEDGRSVTKDDVVSIAEWLTSRGKAEKEIAYRPARVLMQDFTGVPAVVDLAAMRDAMVNLGGDPEKINPLVPVDLVIDHSVIVNFFGDATAFGKNVEEEYKQNQERYRFLKWGQSAFDNFRVVPPGTGICHQVNLEYLAQTVWTRSETIGGKDVTVAYPDTLVGTDSHTTMVNGLGVLGWGVGGIEAEAAMLGQPISMLIPEVIGFKLSGKLKEGITATDLVLTVTQMLRKKGVVGKFVEFYGPGLEHLSLADRATIANMAPEYGATCGFFPVDSETIAYLDETGRADDRVKLVEAYSKAQGMWRTAETLDPVFTDTLELDLDTVLPSMAGPKRPQDRVLLSESKTGFLSALEGEFKKAGEAAKRVAVTGEDYTLGHGDVVIAAITSCTNTSNPSVLIAAGLLARNAVKKGLTRKPWVKTSLAPGSQVVEGYLNASGLQEDLDKVGFNLVGFGCTTCIGNSGPLPEAISEAINKNDLVAGAVISGNRNFEGRVNPDVKANYLASPPLVVAYALAGSLQIDLTTEPLGTGSDGQPVYLKDIWPSNKEVADYIRQNVTKAMFKEKYSDVFKGDAHWQKIQAPTGQTYAWQDSSTYVQNPPYFVGMTKEPVPVKDILDARIMGLFLDSITTDHISPAGSIKQASPAGKYLIEHQVRPVDFNQYGTRRGNHEVMMRGTFANIRIKNQMVPGVEGGVTVHYPDGEQMPIYDAAMKYRAEGVPLVVFAGKEYGTGSSRDWAAKGTKLLGVRAVVAQSFERIHRSNLVGMGIVPLVFKDGESWQTLGLKGDEIVTLKGIEGDLKPRQNLTAEIKFADGTVKNVELLCRIDTLDELDYFRNGGILPYVLRSLAA comes from the coding sequence GTGACTTCTCTCGACAGCTTCAAGAGCCGCACCACACTCAAGGTGGATGACCAAGAGTACGTCTATTACAGCCTTGAAGCGGCCGAGCAAAACGGCCTGCCCGGCGTCTCCCGCCTGCCCTTCTCCATGAAGGTGCTGCTCGAGAACCTCCTGCGCTATGAAGACGGCCGCTCCGTCACCAAGGACGACGTCGTCTCCATCGCCGAATGGCTCACCTCCCGCGGCAAGGCGGAGAAGGAAATCGCCTATCGCCCTGCCCGCGTGCTGATGCAGGACTTCACCGGCGTGCCGGCGGTGGTGGACCTTGCCGCCATGCGCGACGCCATGGTGAACCTCGGTGGCGACCCGGAGAAGATCAACCCGCTCGTGCCGGTTGATCTGGTGATCGACCACTCGGTGATCGTGAACTTCTTCGGCGACGCCACCGCGTTCGGCAAGAACGTGGAGGAAGAGTACAAGCAGAACCAGGAGCGCTACCGCTTCCTGAAGTGGGGCCAGAGCGCGTTCGACAACTTCCGCGTCGTGCCCCCCGGCACCGGCATCTGCCACCAGGTGAACCTCGAATACCTCGCCCAGACCGTCTGGACCCGCTCCGAGACCATCGGCGGCAAGGACGTGACGGTGGCCTATCCCGACACGCTCGTCGGCACCGACAGCCACACCACCATGGTGAACGGCCTCGGCGTGCTCGGCTGGGGCGTGGGCGGCATCGAGGCCGAGGCGGCCATGCTCGGCCAGCCCATCTCCATGCTCATCCCCGAGGTGATCGGCTTCAAGCTCTCCGGCAAGCTGAAGGAAGGCATCACCGCCACCGACCTCGTGCTCACCGTCACCCAGATGCTCCGCAAGAAGGGCGTGGTGGGCAAGTTCGTGGAGTTCTATGGCCCCGGCCTCGAGCACCTCTCGCTCGCCGACCGTGCCACCATCGCCAACATGGCCCCGGAATACGGCGCCACCTGCGGCTTCTTCCCGGTGGACAGCGAGACCATCGCCTATCTCGACGAGACCGGCCGCGCCGATGACCGCGTGAAGCTCGTGGAGGCCTATTCCAAGGCCCAGGGCATGTGGCGCACCGCCGAGACCCTCGACCCGGTGTTCACCGACACGCTGGAACTCGACCTCGACACCGTGCTGCCCTCCATGGCCGGCCCCAAGCGCCCGCAGGACCGCGTGCTGCTGTCCGAGTCGAAGACCGGCTTCCTCTCGGCCCTCGAAGGCGAGTTCAAGAAGGCCGGCGAGGCGGCCAAGCGCGTGGCGGTCACCGGCGAGGACTACACGCTGGGCCATGGCGACGTGGTGATCGCCGCCATCACCTCCTGCACCAACACCTCCAACCCCTCCGTGCTCATCGCCGCCGGCCTCCTGGCCCGCAACGCGGTGAAGAAGGGCCTGACCCGCAAGCCGTGGGTGAAGACCTCGCTGGCCCCCGGATCGCAGGTGGTGGAAGGCTATCTCAACGCCTCCGGCCTGCAGGAAGACCTCGACAAGGTGGGCTTCAACCTGGTCGGCTTCGGCTGCACCACCTGCATCGGCAACTCCGGCCCGCTGCCGGAAGCCATCTCCGAGGCGATCAACAAGAACGACCTCGTGGCCGGCGCCGTCATCTCCGGCAACCGCAACTTCGAGGGCCGCGTCAATCCGGACGTGAAGGCGAACTACCTCGCCTCCCCGCCGCTGGTCGTCGCCTACGCGCTCGCCGGCTCGCTCCAGATCGACCTCACCACCGAGCCGCTCGGCACGGGTTCGGACGGCCAGCCGGTGTACCTCAAGGACATCTGGCCCTCCAACAAGGAGGTCGCCGACTACATCCGCCAGAACGTCACCAAGGCGATGTTCAAGGAAAAGTATTCGGACGTGTTCAAGGGTGACGCGCACTGGCAGAAGATCCAGGCGCCCACCGGCCAGACCTATGCCTGGCAGGACAGCTCCACCTATGTGCAGAACCCGCCCTACTTCGTCGGCATGACGAAGGAGCCGGTGCCGGTGAAGGACATCCTCGACGCCCGCATCATGGGCCTGTTCCTGGATTCCATCACCACCGACCACATCTCGCCCGCGGGCTCCATCAAGCAGGCGAGCCCGGCCGGCAAGTATCTGATCGAGCACCAGGTCCGCCCGGTGGACTTCAACCAGTACGGCACCCGCCGCGGCAACCACGAAGTCATGATGCGCGGCACCTTCGCCAACATCCGCATCAAGAACCAGATGGTGCCGGGCGTGGAAGGCGGCGTCACCGTCCACTATCCGGACGGCGAGCAGATGCCGATCTACGACGCGGCCATGAAGTACCGGGCCGAGGGCGTGCCGCTGGTCGTGTTCGCCGGCAAGGAATACGGCACCGGCTCCTCGCGCGACTGGGCGGCGAAGGGCACCAAGCTGCTCGGCGTGCGCGCCGTGGTGGCCCAGTCCTTCGAGCGCATCCACCGCTCGAACCTTGTCGGCATGGGCATCGTCCCTCTGGTCTTCAAGGACGGCGAGAGCTGGCAGACGCTGGGCCTGAAGGGCGACGAGATCGTCACCCTCAAGGGCATCGAGGGCGACCTCAAGCCGCGTCAGAACCTGACCGCCGAGATCAAGTTCGCCGACGGCACCGTCAAGAATGTCGAGCTGCTCTGCCGCATCGATACGCTGGACGAGTTGGACTACTTCCGTAACGGCGGCATCCTGCCCTACGTGCTGCGCTCGCTCGCGGCGTGA
- a CDS encoding DUF1223 domain-containing protein has product MTHAFLPHRLLSALLMLACIGFGTQAMAEDAKADAKTNAANASAGTELPKAVVELFTSQGCASCPPADALLGELARDPGVISLTLAVDYWDYVGWKDTLAQHGHTQRQRAYADVRGDRKIYTPQMVVDGTQAAVGSDRLAVEKALMSAKAGGSALMVPVKLSRDGDDLLVDVGALAQAPGAEVWACPVIRSQTVSIGRGENSGRQVTYTNVVRGWVRVGTWDGDPDTFKVPVNQLRFEGANAVVVLVQSGTFAAPGAILGAATTPLN; this is encoded by the coding sequence ATGACCCACGCCTTCCTTCCGCACCGCCTGCTCTCCGCCTTGCTGATGCTCGCCTGCATCGGCTTCGGCACGCAGGCCATGGCGGAGGACGCCAAGGCGGACGCGAAGACCAACGCTGCCAACGCCTCCGCCGGCACCGAACTGCCGAAGGCCGTGGTGGAACTCTTCACCAGCCAGGGCTGCGCCTCCTGCCCGCCCGCCGATGCCCTTCTGGGCGAACTGGCGCGTGATCCGGGCGTGATCTCCCTCACCCTGGCGGTGGACTATTGGGATTATGTCGGCTGGAAGGACACTCTCGCCCAGCACGGCCATACCCAGCGCCAGCGCGCCTATGCGGACGTGCGCGGCGACCGCAAGATCTACACCCCGCAGATGGTGGTGGACGGCACGCAGGCCGCCGTCGGCAGCGACCGGCTGGCGGTGGAGAAGGCGCTGATGAGCGCCAAGGCCGGCGGCTCGGCCCTCATGGTGCCGGTGAAGCTCTCCCGCGACGGCGACGACCTTCTGGTGGATGTGGGCGCGCTCGCGCAGGCCCCCGGCGCGGAAGTCTGGGCCTGCCCCGTCATCCGCAGCCAGACCGTCTCGATCGGCCGGGGCGAGAACAGCGGCCGTCAGGTGACCTATACCAACGTGGTGCGCGGCTGGGTCCGCGTCGGCACCTGGGACGGCGATCCGGACACCTTCAAGGTGCCCGTGAACCAGTTGCGCTTCGAGGGTGCCAATGCCGTGGTGGTGCTGGTCCAGTCCGGCACGTTCGCCGCCCCCGGCGCCATCCTCGGCGCCGCGACCACCCCCCTGAACTGA